Proteins found in one Mesorhizobium sp. CAU 1732 genomic segment:
- a CDS encoding RraA family protein: MKKYHIGATPKRIDPALIEGFGAVEIATIGHFRHRGFVSNRLRPITPLPGTLVGTAVTVAIPGTDSTLLHHAMSIIEPGDVLVIDRLGDTRHACLGGGVAFAAKVAGAIAVVLDGPCTDAEEIIEVGLPVFCTGVSGITTRLNDLGGSLNKPVSCGDVPVLPGDVVVLDNCGVLVLPPDEAAEVLEEGAARQARANRNRPRIEAGEKLGDLSGATKLVEAALQP, from the coding sequence ATGAAGAAATACCACATCGGCGCGACACCGAAGCGTATCGACCCCGCCCTCATCGAGGGTTTTGGCGCGGTCGAGATCGCGACCATCGGCCATTTCCGCCATCGCGGCTTCGTCAGCAACCGGCTGCGTCCGATCACTCCCCTTCCCGGCACCCTGGTCGGCACGGCGGTTACCGTGGCCATCCCGGGCACGGACTCCACGCTGCTGCATCATGCCATGTCGATAATCGAGCCGGGGGACGTGCTCGTTATCGACCGGCTCGGCGATACACGCCATGCCTGCCTCGGTGGCGGGGTGGCGTTCGCGGCGAAGGTGGCAGGCGCGATTGCCGTCGTCCTGGACGGTCCCTGCACAGACGCCGAAGAAATCATCGAGGTCGGCCTGCCGGTTTTCTGCACCGGCGTGTCGGGGATCACGACACGGCTGAACGATCTGGGCGGCAGCCTCAACAAACCCGTCTCGTGCGGCGACGTGCCAGTCCTGCCCGGCGATGTCGTGGTTCTCGACAATTGCGGCGTTCTCGTCCTCCCGCCCGACGAGGCGGCGGAGGTGCTCGAAGAGGGCGCCGCGCGGCAGGCGCGCGCCAACCGCAACCGCCCCCGCATCGAGGCCGGCGAGAAGCTGGGGGACCTGTCCGGTGCAACCAAGCTTGTCGAGGCCGCACTGCAGCCCTGA
- a CDS encoding ABC transporter ATP-binding protein yields MSSPLLDIQNLFVGLPAGADRDYAVEDLSLSIAKGEILCIVGETGSGKSLTAMATMGLLPPNLPRARGQVLFEGADLLKLPASVRRKMAGSRLAMIFQEPIAALNPIYRVGEQVSETFRLHTTLSAADIRKRVIELFREVRLPDPDEIYRAYPHQLSGGQCQRVMIASALALDPSLLIADEPTTALDVTTQAQILKLMLDLRERHGTGILFITHDFGVVAEIADRVAVMRHGKLVEIGPAKDVLANPQADYTKTLLAAVPKLEPRHARPGLGETVLSATGITKLFSTRSILGANREVRAVDHVDLSIRRGETVGLVGESGSGKTTLAQCVIRLVEPDSGDLTISGGTFSNLSGAALRAARRRVQIVFQDPYTALDPRQTAGSAIAEGPIIHGLSRKEAHQRALDLLEAVGLDRSSADRFPHEFSGGQRQRVCIARALAVEPELLIADESVSALDVSVQAQILDLLAAMQERLKFGMLFITHDLRVASRICDRIAVMRQGKIVEQAEPADLFANQREAYTHELLAAVPGRDWQGTAKTPQAPGRQGNTS; encoded by the coding sequence GATGGGGCTGCTGCCGCCCAATCTGCCGCGCGCCAGGGGACAGGTTCTCTTCGAAGGCGCAGACCTTTTGAAACTCCCTGCATCGGTGCGCCGCAAGATGGCGGGCAGCCGGCTGGCGATGATTTTTCAGGAGCCGATCGCGGCGCTCAATCCGATCTATCGCGTGGGAGAACAGGTCTCCGAAACCTTCCGTCTCCATACGACCTTGAGCGCGGCCGACATCAGGAAGCGGGTGATCGAACTCTTTCGCGAAGTGCGCCTGCCAGACCCGGACGAAATTTATCGCGCCTACCCGCATCAGCTTTCCGGCGGACAGTGTCAGCGCGTGATGATCGCGTCGGCGCTGGCGCTCGATCCCTCGCTGCTGATCGCCGACGAGCCGACCACGGCACTGGACGTGACCACGCAGGCGCAAATCCTGAAACTGATGCTGGACCTGCGCGAACGGCACGGCACCGGCATTCTTTTCATCACCCACGATTTCGGCGTGGTGGCCGAGATCGCCGACAGAGTCGCCGTGATGCGGCACGGTAAGTTGGTCGAGATCGGCCCGGCGAAGGACGTTCTTGCCAATCCTCAGGCGGACTATACGAAGACGCTGCTCGCGGCGGTTCCCAAGCTGGAGCCGAGACACGCGCGCCCAGGCCTGGGTGAGACCGTGCTGAGCGCTACCGGCATCACGAAGCTGTTCAGCACCCGCAGCATCCTCGGGGCGAACCGGGAGGTGCGTGCAGTCGATCATGTCGACCTCTCCATCCGGCGCGGCGAAACGGTCGGACTGGTGGGGGAAAGCGGTTCCGGCAAGACAACGCTCGCGCAATGCGTGATCCGGCTGGTCGAACCGGACAGCGGCGACCTGACGATCTCCGGCGGTACGTTTTCCAACCTGAGCGGTGCGGCCCTGCGCGCCGCGCGCCGCCGCGTCCAGATCGTCTTCCAGGATCCCTACACCGCGCTCGACCCCAGACAGACGGCCGGTTCGGCCATTGCCGAGGGGCCGATCATCCATGGCCTGTCGCGCAAGGAGGCGCATCAGAGGGCGCTCGATCTTCTGGAAGCTGTCGGCCTCGATCGATCCAGCGCAGACCGTTTCCCGCATGAATTCTCCGGCGGGCAACGGCAGCGCGTCTGTATCGCCCGCGCACTCGCGGTTGAGCCGGAACTCCTGATCGCGGACGAAAGCGTTTCGGCACTCGACGTATCGGTGCAGGCGCAGATACTCGATCTTCTGGCCGCGATGCAGGAGCGGTTGAAGTTCGGAATGCTCTTCATCACGCATGATTTGCGGGTGGCCTCGCGGATCTGCGACCGGATCGCGGTGATGCGGCAAGGCAAGATCGTGGAACAGGCGGAACCGGCCGACCTGTTTGCCAACCAGCGCGAAGCGTATACCCACGAACTGCTCGCCGCCGTGCCCGGGCGCGACTGGCAGGGCACCGCCAAAACGCCGCAAGCACCCGGGCGCCAAGGAAACACGTCATGA